The following are from one region of the bacterium genome:
- a CDS encoding phosphodiester glycosidase family protein: MKISGDVLSVAVLISSWFLTSAGFTAWQNVGPGIDYSSYTIAGPVRIFVTRMSRSSTNLYIDTCLGQGKLRSFNNRETVSGMANRYNDSLSYWGSTTSDNKYWGNRAQVIAVINGDFFDINSTGDAINGVIHSGWFCKSFSGQTYPQGNGFVWKSDRTCALAGYVAGEDTTNLVIITSVGSATISHVNRPRGTNELILYTPQYAEKTYTDDSGTEVLVQMTEPTFIYPTTNVYYSIGTILQVRKNQGSTFIPFDAVVLSASGTKTTFLNQCNPGQQVKIQIHLKVNAYTGKIPAQDWTRAFAFVGGQYYTVISSQVPVADWSMTNSFVTTRHPRTCVAYNSTYIYFIVADGRTTNSIGMSLPELGYFCRDTLGAEFAVNLDGGGSSTLWVNGQVKNYPSGGTERANANGLMMINVIPMNKSSLFYSYATVTTVTSTQVRLGPGTNYDVITTLAGNKLGVVTNHSLNGIYAKGQYWWRVDFDSCVGWVAEGAFALVPIQLIDFEAYPEVSAGIHGFGSEGEHKQIYPMPMLE; this comes from the coding sequence TTATCTCAAGTTGGTTTTTAACCTCTGCTGGATTTACTGCTTGGCAGAATGTTGGACCAGGCATAGATTATTCTTCCTATACTATTGCTGGACCGGTGCGTATTTTCGTTACGCGGATGTCTCGTTCATCAACCAATCTTTATATAGATACCTGTCTCGGTCAAGGGAAACTCCGGAGTTTCAATAACCGGGAAACGGTTAGTGGAATGGCAAACCGATATAACGATTCATTAAGCTATTGGGGAAGTACTACGTCAGATAATAAATACTGGGGCAATCGCGCGCAGGTTATTGCGGTTATCAACGGTGATTTTTTTGATATAAATAGTACGGGGGATGCTATCAACGGCGTGATTCATTCCGGCTGGTTCTGTAAATCTTTTTCCGGTCAGACATATCCGCAAGGGAACGGGTTCGTTTGGAAATCCGACCGAACCTGTGCACTAGCAGGATATGTTGCCGGTGAAGATACGACGAATCTGGTTATCATCACTTCGGTTGGTTCAGCGACGATTTCGCATGTTAACCGTCCTCGCGGAACAAATGAACTTATCCTTTATACCCCGCAATATGCGGAGAAAACTTATACGGATGATTCCGGAACCGAAGTGTTAGTCCAGATGACTGAACCGACATTCATTTATCCAACAACGAACGTCTATTATTCAATCGGCACTATCCTTCAGGTACGGAAAAATCAAGGGTCAACATTCATACCATTTGATGCAGTAGTTTTATCCGCTAGTGGAACTAAAACCACGTTCTTGAACCAATGCAATCCCGGCCAACAAGTTAAAATTCAGATTCATCTTAAAGTGAATGCATATACCGGCAAAATTCCTGCACAAGATTGGACTCGCGCATTTGCGTTTGTTGGCGGTCAATATTATACCGTTATCAGTAGTCAGGTACCGGTTGCGGATTGGTCTATGACCAATTCGTTTGTAACCACGCGGCATCCACGAACTTGTGTCGCATATAATTCAACGTATATTTATTTTATTGTTGCTGATGGCCGGACTACAAATAGTATCGGGATGTCGCTACCTGAACTTGGATATTTCTGTCGGGATACGCTCGGGGCAGAGTTTGCGGTTAATCTTGATGGCGGCGGGTCGTCAACGCTCTGGGTAAACGGACAGGTGAAAAACTATCCTTCCGGCGGGACAGAACGCGCAAATGCGAATGGGTTAATGATGATTAATGTTATTCCCATGAATAAATCGAGCTTGTTCTATTCTTATGCGACTGTAACGACCGTAACTAGTACCCAAGTTCGGCTTGGTCCGGGAACGAATTACGATGTTATCACTACGCTTGCTGGGAATAAACTCGGGGTTGTAACCAACCATTCCCTGAACGGTATCTATGCGAAAGGACAATATTGGTGGAGAGTAGATTTCGATAGTTGCGTAGGTTGGGTTGCGGAAGGAGCGTTTGCTCTCGTTCCTATCCAACTCATTGATTTCGAGGCTTATCCTGAAGTTTCAGCTGGGATACATGGTTTCGGGTCAGAAGGTGAACATAAACAGATATATCCGATGCCGATGTTAGAATAG